In Quercus lobata isolate SW786 chromosome 12, ValleyOak3.0 Primary Assembly, whole genome shotgun sequence, a genomic segment contains:
- the LOC115971742 gene encoding jmjC domain-containing protein C-like isoform X2, translated as MDESLRIQRFEQIPSSLEFESLIQSTNVPAVFTGCVKDWKAFSKWNPSNGGLDYLQVPLPFSTFIGYCKQRMQNRDFGCANSELESHGLIGSDVEHAEDAPEQIYLAQTPIMSADHEEKVQLETLREDIETPAFLERKALASINLWMNNAQARSSTHYDPHHNLLCVVAGCKQVVLWPPSATPVLYPLPIYGEASNHSSVALENPDFSTYPRAKCAIEHSQKVVLHAGDALFIPEGWFHQVDSDDLTIAINFWWRSNMMSSMEEHMDAYYLRRILKRLTDKEMDQVLHKTSSTIMGDMKRHICELPSNGKADHRGNDLDQACEEADSKEKEVQQKNLLQDLEPIALQVLHEIVSLVHDYINISDHSQLLQSTLIDDSAARVKGECKKFVPANLFHLEDDPVAKILWSLQPSTLQHVFLAMAYNFPRTLEALILHLLSPVGAEVLTRKFDEMDQQITEEDRNKFYQVFYGAFDDQFSAMDAILNGKESFALQAFNNVLNKYVGVNLDGPKPGF; from the exons ATGGACGAGTCCCTTCGAATCCAAAGATTCGAACAAATTCCTTCGTCGTTAGAGTTCGAGTCTCTGATCCAATCCACAAACGTTCCCGCT GTGTTTACTGGATGCGTTAAGGACTGGAAAGCTTTTTCCAAGTGGAATCCATCTAATGGCGGCCTTGACTATTTGCag GTTCCATTACCATTTTCTACCTTCATTGGTTATTGTAAGCAACGAATGCAAAACAGAGATTTTGGTTGTGCCAATTCTGAATTGGAAAGTCATGGCCTAATTGGGAGTGATGTAGAGCATGCAGAAGATGCTCCTGAACAAATCTATTTAGCACAG ACACCAATTATGAGTGCTGATCATGAAGAGAAGGTTCAGTTGGAAACTTTGAGGGAAGATATTGAAACG CCTGCATTTTTGGAGAGGAAAGCACTAGCATCTATCAACTTGTGGATGAACAATGCTCAAGCTAGATCAAGTACTCACTATGATCCACACCATAACCTTTTGTGTGTAGTTGCTGGCTGCAAACAAG TTGTCTTATGGCCTCCTTCTGCTACTCCAGTGTTATACCCATTGCCAATATATGGTGAGGCCTCAAACCATAG TTCTGTTGCTTTAGAAAACCCTGATTTTTCAACTTATCCAAGAGCAAAATGCGCAATCGAGCACTCGCAGAAGGTTGTTCTTCATGCAGGTGATGCACTTTTCATTCCTGAAGGCTG GTTCCACCAAGTAGACAGTGATGATTTGACCATTGCTATTAACTTTTGGTGGCGATCCAACATGATGTCTTCCATGGAAGAGCACATGGATGCATATTATTTGCGCAGAATATTGAAAAG atTGACAGATAAAGAAATG GACCAAGTGCTACATAAGACCTCTTCTACTATAATGGGGGACATGAAGAGGCATATATGTGAGCTGCCTAGTAATGGAAAAGCAG ATCATCGTGGCAATGATTTGGATCAGGCTTGTGAGGAAGCagattcaaaagaaaaagaagtgcAGCAGAAGAATCTGTTGCAGGACCTGGAACCCATTGCTCTCCAGGTGCTTCATGAAATCGTTTCTCTGGTTCATGACTATATTAACATTTCTGATCACAGTCAACTACTGCAATCGACTTTGATAGATGATTCTGCTGCTAGAGTGAAAggtgaatgcaagaaatttgTGCCAGCTAATTTATTTCACTTGGAAGATGATCCAGTTGCTAAAATTCTTTGGAGCCTTCAACCAAGTACCCTGCAACATGTATTTTTAGCTATGGCG TACAATTTCCCAAGAACTTTGGAGGCTTTGATCCTTCATTTGCTTTCACCAGTGGGGGCAGAAGTCCTTACACGGAAATTTGATGAGATGGATCAACAGATCACTGAGGAAGATAG GAACAAGTTCTACCAGGTTTTCTATGGTGCATTTGATGATCAATTTAGTGCAATGGATGCAATTCTGAATGGAAAAGAGTCATTTGCACTCCAG GCATTCAATAATGTTTTGAATAAATACGTGGGAGTAAACTTGGACGGACCTAAACCGGGGTTTTAA
- the LOC115971742 gene encoding jmjC domain-containing protein C-like isoform X1, whose amino-acid sequence MSVQLDSTGENMDESLRIQRFEQIPSSLEFESLIQSTNVPAVFTGCVKDWKAFSKWNPSNGGLDYLQERVGSGIVEAMLSKSAPVFYGDLRSHERVPLPFSTFIGYCKQRMQNRDFGCANSELESHGLIGSDVEHAEDAPEQIYLAQTPIMSADHEEKVQLETLREDIETPAFLERKALASINLWMNNAQARSSTHYDPHHNLLCVVAGCKQVVLWPPSATPVLYPLPIYGEASNHSSVALENPDFSTYPRAKCAIEHSQKVVLHAGDALFIPEGWFHQVDSDDLTIAINFWWRSNMMSSMEEHMDAYYLRRILKRLTDKEMDQVLHKTSSTIMGDMKRHICELPSNGKADHRGNDLDQACEEADSKEKEVQQKNLLQDLEPIALQVLHEIVSLVHDYINISDHSQLLQSTLIDDSAARVKGECKKFVPANLFHLEDDPVAKILWSLQPSTLQHVFLAMAYNFPRTLEALILHLLSPVGAEVLTRKFDEMDQQITEEDRNKFYQVFYGAFDDQFSAMDAILNGKESFALQAFNNVLNKYVGVNLDGPKPGF is encoded by the exons ATGTCCGTACAGCTAGATAGCACCGGAGAAAACATGGACGAGTCCCTTCGAATCCAAAGATTCGAACAAATTCCTTCGTCGTTAGAGTTCGAGTCTCTGATCCAATCCACAAACGTTCCCGCT GTGTTTACTGGATGCGTTAAGGACTGGAAAGCTTTTTCCAAGTGGAATCCATCTAATGGCGGCCTTGACTATTTGCag GAACGAGTAGGGTCTGGTATTGTGGAGGCCATGCTCTCAAAATCAGCGCCTGTCTTTTATGGTGACCTTAGAAGTCATGAGAGG GTTCCATTACCATTTTCTACCTTCATTGGTTATTGTAAGCAACGAATGCAAAACAGAGATTTTGGTTGTGCCAATTCTGAATTGGAAAGTCATGGCCTAATTGGGAGTGATGTAGAGCATGCAGAAGATGCTCCTGAACAAATCTATTTAGCACAG ACACCAATTATGAGTGCTGATCATGAAGAGAAGGTTCAGTTGGAAACTTTGAGGGAAGATATTGAAACG CCTGCATTTTTGGAGAGGAAAGCACTAGCATCTATCAACTTGTGGATGAACAATGCTCAAGCTAGATCAAGTACTCACTATGATCCACACCATAACCTTTTGTGTGTAGTTGCTGGCTGCAAACAAG TTGTCTTATGGCCTCCTTCTGCTACTCCAGTGTTATACCCATTGCCAATATATGGTGAGGCCTCAAACCATAG TTCTGTTGCTTTAGAAAACCCTGATTTTTCAACTTATCCAAGAGCAAAATGCGCAATCGAGCACTCGCAGAAGGTTGTTCTTCATGCAGGTGATGCACTTTTCATTCCTGAAGGCTG GTTCCACCAAGTAGACAGTGATGATTTGACCATTGCTATTAACTTTTGGTGGCGATCCAACATGATGTCTTCCATGGAAGAGCACATGGATGCATATTATTTGCGCAGAATATTGAAAAG atTGACAGATAAAGAAATG GACCAAGTGCTACATAAGACCTCTTCTACTATAATGGGGGACATGAAGAGGCATATATGTGAGCTGCCTAGTAATGGAAAAGCAG ATCATCGTGGCAATGATTTGGATCAGGCTTGTGAGGAAGCagattcaaaagaaaaagaagtgcAGCAGAAGAATCTGTTGCAGGACCTGGAACCCATTGCTCTCCAGGTGCTTCATGAAATCGTTTCTCTGGTTCATGACTATATTAACATTTCTGATCACAGTCAACTACTGCAATCGACTTTGATAGATGATTCTGCTGCTAGAGTGAAAggtgaatgcaagaaatttgTGCCAGCTAATTTATTTCACTTGGAAGATGATCCAGTTGCTAAAATTCTTTGGAGCCTTCAACCAAGTACCCTGCAACATGTATTTTTAGCTATGGCG TACAATTTCCCAAGAACTTTGGAGGCTTTGATCCTTCATTTGCTTTCACCAGTGGGGGCAGAAGTCCTTACACGGAAATTTGATGAGATGGATCAACAGATCACTGAGGAAGATAG GAACAAGTTCTACCAGGTTTTCTATGGTGCATTTGATGATCAATTTAGTGCAATGGATGCAATTCTGAATGGAAAAGAGTCATTTGCACTCCAG GCATTCAATAATGTTTTGAATAAATACGTGGGAGTAAACTTGGACGGACCTAAACCGGGGTTTTAA
- the LOC115970791 gene encoding E3 ubiquitin-protein ligase CIP8-like isoform X2: MPFIGLNSQGEEVVFEALVSSSSRLSDYVFHITTEESHTMTETETETTITLIETMSDNAVGEEQGQKQEQEYGDVDWLDYMDDEDYDDGDNNMEEEEYDDDEEEEEGDEEAVRPASEESIMGLEMVRIEEGSVGLAGEDCAVCLDEFSIGSEARRMPCSHIYHQDCIVLWLGTSNLCPMCRYRLP, encoded by the coding sequence ATGCCGTTCATTGGTCTAAATTCACAGGGAGAAGAGGTTGTTTTTGAAGCTCTTGTATCCTCGTCTTCAAGGCTCTCTGACTATGTGTTTCACATTACTACAGAAGAGTCACACACCatgacagagacagagacagagacaacAATAACACTCATTGAAACCATGTCAGACAATGCTGTCGGGGAAGAACAAGGtcaaaaacaagaacaagaatATGGTGATGTCGATTGGTTGGATTACATGGATGATGAAGATTATGATGATGGTGATAATAacatggaagaagaagaatatgatgatgatgaagaggaggaggagggtgATGAAGAGGCAGTGAGGCCAGCGAGTGAAGAATCAATAATGGGACTGGAGATGGTGAGGATTGAAGAAGGGTCGGTGGGTTTGGCTGGTGAGGATTGTGCTGTGTGTTTGGATGAGTTTTCTATTGGTTCAGAAGCTAGGCGTATGCCATGCTCTCATATCTATCATCAAGACTGCATTGTTCTGTGGTTAGGGACGAGTAATTTGTGTCCAATGTGTCGCTATAGGTTGCCTTAG
- the LOC115970791 gene encoding E3 ubiquitin-protein ligase CIP8-like isoform X1, with amino-acid sequence MRMIGRVQRMTMRPPQGEEVVFEALVSSSSRLSDYVFHITTEESHTMTETETETTITLIETMSDNAVGEEQGQKQEQEYGDVDWLDYMDDEDYDDGDNNMEEEEYDDDEEEEEGDEEAVRPASEESIMGLEMVRIEEGSVGLAGEDCAVCLDEFSIGSEARRMPCSHIYHQDCIVLWLGTSNLCPMCRYRLP; translated from the exons ATGAGGATGATTGGACGGGTGCAGAGGATGACGATGAGACCGCCTCAG GGAGAAGAGGTTGTTTTTGAAGCTCTTGTATCCTCGTCTTCAAGGCTCTCTGACTATGTGTTTCACATTACTACAGAAGAGTCACACACCatgacagagacagagacagagacaacAATAACACTCATTGAAACCATGTCAGACAATGCTGTCGGGGAAGAACAAGGtcaaaaacaagaacaagaatATGGTGATGTCGATTGGTTGGATTACATGGATGATGAAGATTATGATGATGGTGATAATAacatggaagaagaagaatatgatgatgatgaagaggaggaggagggtgATGAAGAGGCAGTGAGGCCAGCGAGTGAAGAATCAATAATGGGACTGGAGATGGTGAGGATTGAAGAAGGGTCGGTGGGTTTGGCTGGTGAGGATTGTGCTGTGTGTTTGGATGAGTTTTCTATTGGTTCAGAAGCTAGGCGTATGCCATGCTCTCATATCTATCATCAAGACTGCATTGTTCTGTGGTTAGGGACGAGTAATTTGTGTCCAATGTGTCGCTATAGGTTGCCTTAG